The Vescimonas coprocola genome includes a window with the following:
- a CDS encoding DUF512 domain-containing protein, which translates to MSTVITSVDHRSPAQRAGVRPGEKLLTINGHEIVDVLDYRFYGYDAKCRLELLEPNGSVRNVQIKKEEGLDLGLNFDTYLMDEMRCCANHCVFCFVDQMPPGMRQTLYFKDDDARLSFLQGNYITLTNLTEREAQRIIDLRISPINVSVHTTDPQLHCTMLGNKNAVRSLEYMRRFCEAGIVMNGQIVICPGWNDGDQLRRTLRDLTEMEFSSCSLVPVGITKYRKGLAKLRPVDAATAAEIIDIADEFGRENLERFGTRRFFCADELFLRAGRPLPEEDYYEGYRQLENGVGMLRSLGDDFLAALDTVDVPEEFSSFTIATGTAAAPFLTGLVQQAQARFPDLRGEVVAIDNDFFGHTIDVAGLLTGQDISAQLQKRPLGDRVLIPLHMLRHGETVFLDDYTVERLSQELDRPVQVVGLDGFDLADALFAPAESRQDNGRS; encoded by the coding sequence ATGAGTACTGTTATCACCTCTGTGGATCACCGCAGCCCGGCCCAGCGGGCGGGGGTCCGGCCCGGAGAGAAGCTGCTGACCATCAACGGCCACGAGATCGTGGACGTGCTGGACTACCGCTTCTACGGATACGATGCCAAATGCCGGCTGGAGCTGCTGGAGCCCAACGGTTCCGTGCGGAATGTACAGATCAAAAAGGAAGAGGGCCTGGATCTTGGGCTGAATTTCGACACCTATCTGATGGACGAAATGCGCTGCTGCGCCAACCACTGTGTGTTCTGCTTTGTGGACCAGATGCCCCCCGGAATGCGCCAGACCCTCTATTTTAAGGACGACGACGCCCGGCTGAGTTTTCTGCAGGGCAACTATATCACCCTCACCAACCTGACGGAACGGGAGGCCCAGCGCATCATCGACCTGCGCATCAGCCCCATCAACGTCTCCGTCCACACCACGGACCCCCAGCTCCACTGCACCATGCTGGGCAACAAGAACGCCGTGCGCTCTCTGGAGTATATGCGCCGGTTCTGTGAGGCCGGCATCGTCATGAACGGGCAGATCGTCATCTGCCCCGGCTGGAACGACGGCGACCAGCTGCGCCGCACCCTGCGGGACCTGACGGAGATGGAGTTCTCCAGCTGCTCGCTGGTGCCGGTGGGCATCACCAAGTACCGCAAGGGCCTTGCCAAGCTGCGCCCCGTGGACGCCGCCACCGCCGCCGAGATCATCGACATCGCAGACGAATTCGGCCGGGAGAATCTGGAGCGCTTCGGCACCCGGCGCTTTTTCTGCGCCGACGAGCTGTTCCTGCGGGCGGGCCGCCCCCTGCCGGAGGAGGACTACTACGAGGGCTACCGCCAGCTGGAAAACGGCGTGGGGATGCTGCGCTCGCTGGGGGACGATTTTCTGGCAGCGCTGGATACGGTGGATGTACCGGAGGAATTTTCCTCCTTCACCATCGCCACCGGCACGGCGGCGGCCCCCTTCCTGACGGGACTGGTGCAGCAGGCACAGGCCCGCTTTCCCGACCTCCGGGGCGAGGTGGTGGCCATCGACAACGACTTCTTCGGCCACACCATCGACGTGGCGGGCCTGCTGACGGGACAGGACATCTCCGCCCAGCTGCAAAAGCGGCCGCTGGGAGACCGGGTGCTGATCCCGCTGCATATGCTGCGGCACGGTGAAACGGTATTTCTGGATGATTATACAGTAGAGCGTCTGTCTCAGGAGCTGGACCGCCCCGTACAGGTGGTGGGTCTGGACGGCTTCGATCTGGCCGACGCCCTCTTTGCCCCGGCGGAAAGCCGGCAGGACAACGGAAGGAGCTGA
- the ylxM gene encoding YlxM family DNA-binding protein: MKNQTYRMTMLFDFYGEILTDRQKEFFDLYYNEDLSLAEIAENYGISRQGVRDVIVRAEAAMTELEDKTGLIRRFMQMQKKVQGIEDAAKEIRTINYRQYENPELERLTAQICEYAAALRE; the protein is encoded by the coding sequence GTGAAAAACCAGACCTATCGCATGACGATGCTGTTCGATTTTTATGGGGAGATCCTCACGGACCGGCAGAAGGAGTTCTTTGATCTTTACTACAATGAGGATCTGTCACTGGCGGAGATCGCTGAGAACTACGGCATCTCCCGGCAGGGCGTCCGGGACGTCATTGTCCGGGCGGAGGCCGCCATGACGGAGCTGGAGGATAAGACGGGTCTCATCCGGCGCTTCATGCAGATGCAGAAGAAGGTGCAGGGCATTGAGGACGCCGCCAAGGAGATCAGAACTATCAACTACCGGCAGTATGAGAATCCGGAGCTGGAACGGCTGACGGCGCAGATCTGCGAATATGCCGCCGCTCTGAGGGAGTAA
- the der gene encoding ribosome biogenesis GTPase Der — protein sequence MSKPLIAIVGRPNVGKSMLFNKIIGRRLSIVEDTPGVTRDRIYGESDWNGRKFRLVDTGGIEPNTDNQILAFMREQAQIAIDNANVIIFVTDIKTGMTAADQEVAGMLQRSKKPIVLAVNKMDSTGAVDPDFYEFYNLGLGDPIAVSAVHGHGTGDLLDACLQYFPPEDEEEEDSDVIQVAIIGKPNVGKSSLTNRILGQQRVIVSNVAGTTRDAIDSYFENETGKYNFIDTAGMRKKSKVDDNIEKYSVLRATMAIERSDVCLIMIDAQDGVTEQDTKVAGLAHEAGKACIIVVNKWDLVEKDDKTMDRMREDIRRDLSYMTYAPIVFISALTGQRVTRLFELINYVREQSSMRITTGMLNSVLADAQTRVQPPTDKGRRLKIYYMTQVGIRPPHFVVFCNDKKLFHFSYRRYLENQIRSVFGLEGTPIIMSIRQKGEEDA from the coding sequence ATGTCCAAACCCTTGATTGCCATCGTCGGACGGCCCAACGTGGGCAAGTCCATGCTGTTCAACAAGATCATCGGTCGGCGTCTGTCCATCGTGGAGGACACTCCCGGTGTCACCCGTGACCGCATTTACGGGGAGTCCGATTGGAACGGCCGCAAGTTCCGCCTGGTGGATACCGGCGGTATCGAACCCAATACCGACAACCAGATCCTTGCCTTCATGCGGGAGCAGGCTCAGATCGCCATCGACAACGCCAACGTCATCATCTTCGTTACCGACATCAAGACCGGCATGACCGCCGCCGACCAGGAGGTGGCCGGGATGCTCCAGCGCTCTAAGAAGCCCATCGTGCTGGCAGTGAACAAGATGGACTCCACCGGCGCCGTAGACCCGGACTTCTATGAGTTCTACAATCTGGGTCTGGGCGACCCCATCGCCGTGTCCGCCGTCCACGGCCACGGCACCGGCGACCTGCTGGATGCCTGCCTGCAATACTTCCCCCCGGAGGACGAGGAGGAAGAGGACAGCGACGTCATTCAGGTGGCCATCATCGGCAAGCCCAATGTGGGCAAGTCCTCCCTCACCAACCGTATCCTGGGCCAGCAGCGGGTCATCGTCAGCAACGTGGCCGGCACCACACGGGACGCCATCGACAGCTACTTTGAAAACGAGACCGGTAAGTATAACTTCATCGACACCGCCGGAATGAGGAAAAAGTCCAAGGTGGACGACAACATCGAAAAATACAGTGTCCTGCGGGCCACCATGGCCATCGAGCGCAGCGATGTGTGCCTCATCATGATCGACGCACAGGACGGCGTCACGGAGCAGGATACCAAGGTGGCGGGTCTGGCCCACGAGGCCGGCAAGGCCTGTATCATCGTGGTGAACAAGTGGGATCTGGTGGAAAAGGACGACAAGACCATGGACCGGATGCGGGAGGATATCCGCCGGGACCTGAGCTATATGACCTACGCCCCCATCGTGTTCATCTCCGCCCTGACCGGCCAGCGTGTCACCCGTCTCTTCGAGCTCATCAACTATGTCCGGGAGCAGTCCTCCATGCGGATCACCACCGGTATGCTCAACTCCGTTCTGGCGGATGCACAGACCCGTGTGCAGCCCCCCACGGATAAGGGCCGCCGCCTGAAGATCTATTATATGACGCAGGTGGGCATCCGCCCGCCCCACTTTGTGGTGTTCTGCAACGATAAAAAGCTCTTCCACTTCTCCTATCGCCGGTATCTGGAAAATCAGATCCGCAGCGTGTTCGGGCTGGAGGGTACGCCCATCATCATGAGCATCCGTCAGAAGGGAGAAGAAGATGCATAA
- a CDS encoding glycerol-3-phosphate acyltransferase, with product MHNVTVAFAVLLVMLLSYFFGCFNGSFMVSHFIIRDDVRKHGSGNAGLTNFYRTYGAKYALLVIACDMGKTVAACLLGSFFFRCLGWDGTLGTLLAGLGCELGHIFPVFYGLRGGKGILSGGTLVLLLNWRVAAVAWALFLLLWLTTRYVSLASITATCSAPITVYFVYGHNWLYTGLCLAVAALVVWCHRENIQRLLHGTEKKFKWHVNPTEGKDPPK from the coding sequence ATGCATAACGTGACTGTAGCCTTCGCCGTACTGCTGGTGATGCTGCTGTCCTACTTCTTCGGCTGCTTCAACGGCTCTTTCATGGTATCCCACTTCATCATCCGGGACGACGTCCGCAAGCACGGCAGCGGCAACGCCGGTCTCACCAATTTCTATCGCACCTACGGCGCCAAATACGCCCTGCTGGTCATCGCCTGCGACATGGGCAAGACCGTGGCGGCGTGCCTGCTGGGCAGCTTCTTCTTCCGCTGTCTGGGTTGGGACGGCACCTTGGGTACGCTTCTGGCGGGCCTCGGCTGTGAACTGGGCCACATCTTCCCGGTGTTCTACGGTCTCCGAGGCGGCAAGGGCATCCTCTCCGGCGGCACGCTGGTGCTGCTGCTGAACTGGCGGGTGGCCGCCGTGGCATGGGCGCTGTTCCTGCTGCTGTGGCTCACCACCCGATACGTCTCGCTGGCCTCCATCACCGCCACCTGCAGCGCCCCCATTACCGTGTACTTCGTCTATGGCCACAACTGGCTCTACACCGGTCTGTGTCTGGCGGTGGCGGCTCTGGTGGTCTGGTGTCATCGGGAAAATATCCAGCGCCTTCTCCACGGAACGGAGAAAAAATTCAAGTGGCACGTCAACCCCACGGAGGGCAAGGATCCGCCTAAATAA